The region GTATGAGTTCATCAAAGATGTTTTAGATATATGAAAAGCATATTTCATAGTCTATATTCATCTTCCATGTATGTTTCTTTGATgatttaaacaaacaaaaaaacagtaGTGTCAACATTTCTTATCTTTGTGTTTTCTTGATCTCAAGTTggtaaatagaaaaatatgatgaaaagaagaagaaaaacaaagactACGAGGCTATCAGTAAAGCTGTTCTTTCTTTTCATGCCACCATCTCCACCTGTAAACACAAAATTGCTAGAAACATTAGTGAACTTTTATATAattctatataatataaaatataattttctttcgaaaaattgaacttttaaataattttgcgCCAAATCTTGCATTCTGAGATCATCCATAAGTCAATGTAGTATACGTACCAGTAATAGTCCCAACGAGGACGGACTTTGGTCATGCGGTTATCATCAGAAGGATGATAAGGATGAGCTGCGTGGCGAGTGTTGTGGAAGGCGCAGCAACCTGCAGCGTAGACGGCGATGAGGAGGACTAGGACTAGAATGTTGACGACCGACAACTTTCTCCAGTCGAGACGGATCTCTTCAAGAACACCAGCTTTACAAGCATCACACTCGTAGCACAACGTTTCAATACCATTGTTCCATCTATAGCAATCTTCTCCTCCTACTATTACTCCTGTCTCGTACGTGCACGCCGTCGGTGGCTTACAACATCCCGACTACAATTAAACACATGTTACTTACTATACAAACTGATGAAAGATGCTTAGTTCATATCATAGTATCCAAAAAGATACTAGAACGGGCCTAAAAATCAGATATCTTTGGATTCCGAATTAAGATCTGAAATTAGctaaatttgttaaatttttacatatttaaggTAATTTAGATATTATTACAGGATATTGAAGAGGATGATGATATATACCTGAACAGAAGTCATATCCCTTTGGAAATAATCAAGTGTAGTCCAAGATTGAATCTTAGAACAAGTCTTTGAAGTCAAGATACAGCTTCTAATGGAGTTCCAATACTCTTGATctctaactctctctctcaaccaTGGATGATAATCTCCAAGCCTATACTCTTTATAAACCCTCCCTGGTACTTCCACACCGCCTCCTTGGCTGGTCACCACCAGACCAAACAGAGTTAACCCCATGAGAGTCGCTATGAGGAAGATCATGACAACTAAGTACACCCAAAGAGCCCATGCCACGTGGAAACAGGCTCCTATGAAACCAGCAAGGGATACTAATAGTATGACGAATCCTATAACAAGTAGCGGCGTCTGGAGGAAGTTCT is a window of Raphanus sativus cultivar WK10039 unplaced genomic scaffold, ASM80110v3 Scaffold1925, whole genome shotgun sequence DNA encoding:
- the LOC130504982 gene encoding tetraspanin-6-like, with the translated sequence MYRFSNTVIGVLNLLSLLASIPIIGTALWKARSSTTCENFLQTPLLVIGFVILLVSLAGFIGACFHVAWALWVYLVVMIFLIATLMGLTLFGLVVTSQGGGVEVPGRVYKEYRLGDYHPWLRERVRDQEYWNSIRSCILTSKTCSKIQSWTTLDYFQRDMTSVQSGCCKPPTACTYETGVIVGGEDCYRWNNGIETLCYECDACKAGVLEEIRLDWRKLSVVNILVLVLLIAVYAAGCCAFHNTRHAAHPYHPSDDNRMTKVRPRWDYYWWRWWHEKKEQLY